From the Comamonas odontotermitis genome, one window contains:
- a CDS encoding ribonuclease HI family protein, translating to MQSSLWTVHVDGSALPNPGRMRIGGAALAPNGQSHSFSVALPGTGCNNEAEARAAIHALHWLQQLGAREVLLYTDNSILAEQLARAPAKPIARLADIYDKARALLAGFDRVQVQWIPRHRNTVADSLARGDGEQAMEGRNTVAGR from the coding sequence ATGCAATCCTCACTCTGGACCGTCCATGTCGACGGCAGCGCCCTCCCCAATCCCGGGCGCATGCGCATTGGCGGCGCGGCCCTGGCGCCCAATGGGCAAAGCCACAGTTTCAGCGTGGCACTGCCCGGCACGGGTTGCAACAACGAAGCCGAAGCGCGTGCCGCCATCCATGCGCTGCACTGGTTGCAGCAACTGGGCGCGCGCGAGGTACTGCTCTATACCGACAACAGCATTCTTGCCGAACAACTGGCGCGAGCCCCTGCCAAGCCTATCGCGCGGCTGGCCGATATTTATGACAAGGCGCGCGCCCTGCTGGCGGGGTTCGACCGTGTGCAGGTTCAGTGGATTCCCAGGCACAGGAATACTGTGGCGGATAGTTTGGCCAGGGGTGACGGTGAACAGGCCATGGAGGGGCGCAACACGGTCGCTGGTCGGTAA
- a CDS encoding DNA-binding protein, with protein MENLRSQRAIQRDDVWAAADALLLEGKRPTIERVRQKIGRGSPNTVSPMLEEWFATLGPRMAQLKGSGTVPVAEEGRGTSAPAPVLQAAQALWDAAMHQAVDAAQAQLAQEREQLQAARQALDAEKNALAQEQAAMAQQRASLEQSLAVAHAQIKMQGARLAELEQGARQKDQFAAQQQQRLQALEQELSASRKARDEVDRAHAEHLREQHAAAQAQQHRALQDIDRARQEVKQWMAAHRAEQEKLARLEVDWHAERKALQLQAAEVEAQWSQSQTRAQQLQQDLQATMSQHAHQIALMDQQFHAQKSQLQRDIERLQADAIQKSTAAGTAHAAAAGVAKSRESEGARGSSRSPAQSARAARMGRNFARAAYRARR; from the coding sequence ATGGAAAATTTGCGTAGCCAGCGCGCCATCCAGCGCGACGATGTCTGGGCAGCGGCCGACGCGCTGCTGCTGGAGGGCAAACGCCCCACGATCGAGCGGGTGCGCCAGAAGATTGGGCGCGGCTCGCCCAATACCGTCAGCCCCATGCTGGAGGAGTGGTTTGCCACCTTGGGGCCCCGCATGGCGCAACTCAAGGGCAGCGGCACCGTACCTGTCGCAGAGGAGGGCAGGGGCACATCGGCACCAGCGCCGGTTCTGCAGGCTGCGCAGGCCCTGTGGGATGCGGCGATGCACCAGGCGGTGGATGCCGCGCAGGCGCAACTGGCGCAGGAGCGCGAGCAGTTGCAGGCCGCTCGGCAGGCGCTGGACGCCGAAAAGAACGCCCTGGCACAGGAGCAGGCAGCCATGGCCCAGCAACGGGCTTCGTTGGAGCAATCGCTGGCCGTGGCCCATGCGCAGATCAAGATGCAGGGCGCGCGCCTGGCCGAGCTGGAGCAGGGCGCCCGCCAGAAGGACCAGTTTGCCGCTCAGCAGCAGCAGCGCCTGCAGGCGCTGGAACAGGAGTTGTCTGCCAGCCGCAAGGCGCGCGATGAGGTAGACCGGGCCCATGCGGAACATCTGCGTGAGCAGCATGCAGCCGCCCAGGCGCAGCAGCACCGCGCGCTGCAGGACATTGACCGCGCCCGGCAGGAGGTCAAGCAGTGGATGGCTGCGCACCGGGCCGAGCAGGAAAAGCTGGCCAGGCTGGAGGTGGACTGGCACGCCGAGCGCAAGGCCTTGCAGTTGCAGGCGGCGGAGGTGGAGGCGCAGTGGAGCCAATCACAAACCAGAGCCCAGCAATTGCAGCAGGACCTGCAGGCCACGATGAGCCAGCATGCGCACCAGATTGCGCTGATGGACCAGCAGTTCCATGCACAGAAAAGCCAGTTGCAGCGGGATATCGAACGCCTGCAGGCGGATGCCATCCAGAAATCAACTGCAGCAGGGACTGCGCATGCCGCTGCTGCTGGTGTTGCGAAAAGTCGTGAATCAGAGGGCGCACGCGGCTCGTCGCGCAGCCCTGCGCAATCAGCCCGAGCGGCTCGCATGGGCCGCAATTTCGCCAGGGCGGCATACCGCGCCAGGCGTTGA
- a CDS encoding site-specific integrase has product MKSNNPRRGALQPLLAALSTTDVLPLQADALSQAARTALDALRLEAESANTTHSYQSALRYWAAWYWLRYRQAIALPLSVTAVLQFIADHGERVLEDGLACDLPASIDAQLVQAGFKGKTGALAHSTLVHRIAVLSKAHSRKALTNPCRDAEVREALSHLRKAYARRGALAQKKAALTRLPLEQLLATCDDSLRGRRDRALLLFAWASGGRRRSEVAEARMEWLQPMGPHQYLYDLRLSKTNQSGVDRPENLKPVVGPAGVALAHWLQAAGISEGPIFRRIFRNGRVGDTALTPLSVNNIVKERCALAGIDGNFSAHSLRSGFVTEAGRQNMALVDTMAMTGHQSASTVLGYFRAEAPLANKAARLLEDPGTEV; this is encoded by the coding sequence ATGAAATCCAACAATCCACGCCGTGGCGCTTTGCAACCCCTTTTGGCAGCCCTGTCCACTACCGATGTGCTGCCACTGCAGGCGGACGCCCTGTCGCAGGCGGCGCGCACGGCTTTGGACGCCTTGCGGCTGGAGGCCGAATCGGCCAATACCACGCACAGCTACCAAAGCGCCCTGCGCTACTGGGCCGCGTGGTACTGGCTGCGCTACCGGCAGGCCATTGCCCTGCCCTTGTCTGTTACTGCGGTGCTGCAATTCATTGCAGACCACGGCGAACGCGTCTTGGAAGACGGGCTGGCCTGCGACCTGCCCGCATCCATCGACGCGCAACTGGTGCAGGCGGGCTTCAAGGGGAAAACGGGGGCTCTGGCGCATTCCACGCTGGTGCACCGGATTGCCGTGCTCTCCAAGGCGCACAGCCGCAAGGCGCTCACCAACCCGTGCCGCGATGCCGAGGTGCGCGAAGCCCTCTCCCACTTGCGCAAGGCCTATGCACGGCGAGGGGCACTGGCTCAGAAAAAGGCTGCGCTGACGCGGCTTCCGCTGGAGCAGTTGCTGGCCACCTGCGACGACAGCCTCAGAGGTCGGCGCGACCGCGCACTACTGCTGTTTGCCTGGGCGAGCGGCGGCAGGCGTCGCTCGGAGGTGGCCGAGGCGCGCATGGAGTGGCTGCAGCCCATGGGGCCGCACCAATACCTGTATGACCTGCGCCTGTCCAAGACGAATCAATCAGGGGTGGATCGTCCAGAAAATTTGAAGCCTGTTGTAGGCCCTGCCGGCGTGGCGCTGGCGCATTGGCTGCAGGCCGCAGGTATCAGCGAGGGGCCCATCTTTCGGCGAATCTTCAGGAATGGACGGGTGGGCGACACGGCACTGACGCCACTGTCCGTAAACAACATCGTCAAGGAGCGCTGCGCCTTGGCGGGCATTGACGGCAATTTTTCGGCGCATTCGCTGCGCTCGGGCTTTGTGACCGAAGCCGGACGCCAGAACATGGCCTTGGTCGACACAATGGCCATGACGGGCCACCAGAGCGCCTCCACCGTCCTGGGCTACTTCCGCGCCGAGGCGCCGCTGGCCAACAAGGCGGCCCGCCTGCTCGAAGACCCCGGCACAGAGGTGTGA
- a CDS encoding heparan-alpha-glucosaminide N-acetyltransferase yields the protein MSRAPKTAAASRTSGRLDRLDALRGLAMVWMTAFHFCFDLSYLGIWAQDFYRDPFWVWQRTAIVSLFLFCAGLAQAVALAQNVPWGRFLRRWGVVVACALAVSMGSYLMFPHSYIYFGVLHGMAVMLLMVRAWRGAPSWLLLAVAAIAIALPPVYRHMAGSLPPEWMQWLNGRAGSVLGLITTKPRTEDYVPLLPWLGIMLLGFVAGRQWFSQASGSARAWWSRPATAGAVRLLAWLGRHSLPYYMLHQLVLLGGLMLVTQVLQLRH from the coding sequence ATGAGCCGAGCCCCGAAAACTGCCGCAGCCTCCCGTACCTCCGGTCGTCTGGACCGGTTGGATGCACTGCGAGGTCTCGCGATGGTGTGGATGACAGCATTTCACTTCTGCTTCGACCTGAGCTATCTGGGCATCTGGGCCCAGGATTTCTACCGCGACCCATTCTGGGTCTGGCAGCGCACCGCCATCGTGAGCCTGTTTCTGTTCTGCGCGGGCCTCGCGCAGGCCGTGGCCCTGGCGCAGAACGTGCCCTGGGGGCGCTTTCTGCGCCGTTGGGGCGTGGTGGTGGCCTGCGCACTGGCGGTCAGCATGGGCTCCTACCTGATGTTTCCGCACAGCTATATCTATTTCGGGGTGCTGCATGGTATGGCCGTCATGCTGCTGATGGTGCGCGCATGGCGCGGCGCGCCTTCGTGGCTTTTGCTGGCGGTCGCTGCCATCGCCATTGCACTGCCGCCTGTCTATCGGCACATGGCAGGCAGCCTGCCGCCAGAGTGGATGCAGTGGCTCAACGGCAGGGCAGGCAGCGTACTGGGCCTGATCACCACCAAGCCACGCACTGAAGACTATGTGCCGCTGCTGCCATGGCTGGGCATCATGCTGCTGGGTTTTGTGGCGGGCCGGCAATGGTTTTCGCAGGCAAGCGGCAGCGCGCGCGCCTGGTGGTCGCGCCCGGCCACGGCAGGTGCCGTGCGCCTGCTGGCTTGGCTGGGCCGGCACAGCCTGCCTTATTACATGCTGCACCAGCTAGTGCTGCTGGGCGGCCTGATGCTGGTGACGCAGGTACTGCAATTGCGGCATTAG
- a CDS encoding SDR family oxidoreductase, producing the protein MNTSHTPSSVALVTGASRGIGAAIARRLAADGHAVAVNYAGSHAEAQSVTESIIAQGGRAFAVQADVSDPDAVRHMFDRVEAKLGPVSVLVNNAGIMPPTLPHLADTDDATFDRLLSINLKGSFNTMREAARRMGPGGRIVNFSTSVVGLGLPGYSVYAATKAALETMTHILAKELRGRDITVNAVAPGPTATALFLDGKTPEQIERMSKMAPLERLGRPEDIAALVSMLAGLDGAWVNGQTIRANGGIV; encoded by the coding sequence ATGAACACCTCCCATACACCTTCATCCGTTGCACTGGTCACCGGCGCCTCACGCGGCATTGGTGCCGCCATTGCCCGCCGCCTCGCAGCAGATGGCCACGCCGTGGCCGTCAACTACGCGGGCAGCCATGCAGAAGCGCAATCGGTGACCGAGTCCATCATTGCGCAGGGCGGCCGCGCCTTTGCGGTGCAGGCAGATGTGTCCGACCCGGACGCGGTACGCCATATGTTTGACAGGGTGGAAGCCAAGCTGGGCCCGGTGAGCGTGCTGGTCAACAACGCCGGAATCATGCCGCCCACGCTGCCCCACCTGGCCGATACCGACGATGCCACCTTCGACCGCTTGCTGTCCATCAACCTGAAGGGGAGCTTCAACACCATGCGCGAGGCAGCGCGCCGCATGGGTCCGGGCGGGCGTATCGTCAACTTCTCGACCAGCGTGGTCGGCCTGGGCTTGCCAGGGTATTCGGTCTACGCAGCCACCAAGGCGGCGCTGGAGACCATGACCCATATCCTGGCCAAGGAGTTGCGAGGCAGGGACATCACCGTCAACGCCGTAGCGCCGGGGCCCACGGCAACGGCCCTGTTTCTGGATGGAAAGACGCCCGAGCAGATCGAACGCATGTCGAAGATGGCACCACTGGAGCGGCTGGGCCGCCCCGAGGACATTGCCGCACTGGTTTCCATGCTCGCCGGGCTCGATGGCGCCTGGGTCAACGGGCAGACGATTCGCGCCAATGGAGGCATTGTCTGA
- a CDS encoding LysR family transcriptional regulator produces MDRLDAMHLFVRIVDLASFTKAADELQLPRASVSLAVQQLEARLGVRLLQRTTRHVSPTVDGQAYYLRCQQILQDVDEAEGAFGKSTRMPHGKIRVNLQGTQALHFILPRLGEFHSRYPDIELEIGLGDRFIDLVREGIDCVLRSGEPKDSSLVGRRVALLAQVTCASQDYLHRRGQPRTLEQFKTHDAVNYLGANGRSLPFEFLVQGQKLAVQLRGPVSVSSAYAYTACCLAGMGFIQVPRYHVQAHLRSGELREVFPEWAPAPLPVSVLYPHARHLSPRTRVFIDWVAECMALAA; encoded by the coding sequence ATGGACCGTTTGGACGCCATGCATCTGTTTGTGCGCATCGTGGATCTGGCCAGCTTTACCAAGGCGGCCGATGAATTGCAGCTGCCGCGCGCATCCGTGAGTCTTGCCGTGCAGCAGCTCGAAGCGCGCCTGGGTGTCCGGCTGCTGCAGCGCACGACGCGCCACGTCAGCCCGACGGTGGATGGCCAGGCCTACTATTTGCGCTGCCAGCAGATCCTGCAGGATGTGGACGAAGCCGAAGGTGCATTTGGCAAGAGCACACGCATGCCGCACGGGAAGATTCGGGTGAATCTGCAAGGCACACAGGCGCTGCACTTCATCCTGCCACGCCTGGGTGAGTTCCATTCCCGCTACCCGGATATCGAACTCGAAATCGGCCTGGGTGACCGCTTCATCGATCTCGTGCGCGAAGGGATCGACTGCGTGCTGCGCTCGGGAGAGCCCAAGGATTCGTCATTGGTGGGCCGGCGCGTCGCCCTGCTGGCCCAGGTGACCTGTGCCAGCCAGGATTACCTGCACCGGCGCGGCCAGCCTCGAACGCTGGAGCAATTCAAGACGCACGACGCGGTGAACTATCTGGGCGCCAATGGCCGCAGCCTGCCCTTCGAATTTCTCGTGCAGGGCCAGAAGCTGGCGGTTCAGTTGCGGGGGCCGGTTTCCGTGAGCAGCGCCTATGCCTATACCGCCTGCTGCCTGGCGGGCATGGGGTTCATCCAGGTGCCGCGCTACCACGTGCAGGCCCATCTGCGCAGCGGCGAGTTGCGCGAAGTCTTTCCTGAGTGGGCGCCAGCCCCCCTGCCCGTCTCGGTGCTCTACCCGCATGCAAGGCATCTGTCACCAAGAACCCGGGTGTTCATCGATTGGGTGGCGGAATGCATGGCACTGGCTGCCTGA
- a CDS encoding MBL fold metallo-hydrolase: MKPSIYTLSAITLAAAAMLAGCNKAGNATAPAAAPATAPAAASPSEPAQQAALTTEVFNPGEQAIFAVSSVLVLGKSEVVLIDAQFSAEQARKLADKVKATGKRLTTIYISHGDPDFYFGLDSLHAAFPDARIVATAQTIAHIEATKDEKLKVWGPQLGANAPKQIIVPQPLQGDTLTVDGQELKLIGLDGPTPDRTVVWIPSIKTVAGGIPVLAGEHVWMADTQTAQSHTDWLAMLERIKALAPAVVIPGHFAGPMPQGIAAVDFTADYIRAFDEEAAKAKNSAELIAAMQQRFPGLGGLESLALSAKVAKGEMKWG, translated from the coding sequence ATGAAACCATCGATCTACACCCTGTCGGCCATTACCCTTGCGGCTGCTGCCATGCTGGCTGGTTGCAACAAGGCGGGCAATGCAACCGCCCCCGCAGCAGCGCCAGCGACCGCCCCGGCGGCTGCGTCACCGTCCGAGCCTGCGCAGCAGGCGGCGCTGACCACCGAAGTCTTCAACCCTGGCGAGCAGGCGATCTTTGCCGTCTCGTCGGTGCTGGTACTGGGCAAGAGCGAGGTGGTGCTGATCGATGCGCAGTTCTCGGCCGAACAGGCCCGCAAGCTGGCTGACAAGGTCAAGGCCACCGGCAAGCGCCTCACCACCATCTACATCAGCCACGGCGATCCCGACTTCTACTTTGGCCTGGACAGCCTCCATGCCGCCTTCCCCGACGCCAGGATTGTGGCCACAGCGCAAACCATTGCGCACATCGAAGCGACCAAGGACGAAAAGCTCAAGGTCTGGGGGCCGCAGTTGGGAGCGAATGCGCCCAAGCAGATCATCGTGCCCCAGCCTTTGCAGGGCGACACGCTGACGGTCGACGGGCAGGAGCTCAAACTGATCGGGCTCGACGGGCCTACGCCAGACCGCACCGTCGTGTGGATTCCATCAATCAAGACCGTGGCGGGCGGCATTCCTGTGCTGGCTGGTGAGCATGTCTGGATGGCAGACACCCAGACTGCGCAGTCTCACACCGATTGGCTGGCCATGCTGGAGCGCATCAAGGCCCTGGCCCCGGCAGTCGTCATTCCAGGCCATTTTGCGGGGCCAATGCCGCAGGGCATCGCAGCGGTGGACTTTACCGCCGACTACATTCGCGCTTTTGACGAAGAAGCTGCCAAGGCAAAGAACTCCGCCGAACTGATTGCGGCCATGCAACAGCGCTTCCCAGGTCTGGGCGGGCTCGAAAGCCTGGCACTCAGCGCCAAGGTTGCCAAGGGCGAGATGAAGTGGGGTTGA
- a CDS encoding nuclear transport factor 2 family protein: MTSNLDTIRATYEGSPQDNSRHLLAALAPDVRWIEAPGFPYAGTYIGAAQIVAGVFQRLGSEWEGFAARVQTYLEDGDKVAAFGTYSGTYRQTGKHMTAAFSHLYELRNG, translated from the coding sequence ATGACAAGCAATCTGGACACCATCCGCGCGACCTATGAAGGCTCGCCACAGGACAACAGCAGGCATCTGCTTGCCGCGCTGGCACCGGATGTGCGCTGGATCGAGGCACCTGGCTTTCCCTATGCAGGCACCTATATCGGGGCTGCACAAATCGTGGCCGGCGTCTTTCAGCGACTGGGCAGTGAATGGGAGGGCTTTGCTGCCCGGGTTCAGACCTACCTGGAAGATGGCGACAAGGTGGCTGCCTTTGGAACCTATTCCGGCACTTATCGCCAAACCGGCAAGCATATGACCGCCGCCTTCTCGCATCTCTATGAACTCAGGAATGGCTAG
- a CDS encoding DsbA family protein, translated as MRDLYYIFDPLCGWCYGAGPAVTALAGNADVQLHLLPSGLFAGEGARPMDAEFAAYAWSNDQRIEGLTGQVFSERYRAEVLANHQQMFDSGPATFALTAVALTESSREVEALKALQQARYVDGMDISDIDSLQAILGRLCLTDAAARLARPDAALVEANNRRIHQARQLMQQFGARGVPSFVLQLDGQARLLPSSAAFSDPRGFLEQVLAA; from the coding sequence ATGAGAGATTTGTATTACATCTTCGATCCGCTGTGCGGCTGGTGTTACGGCGCCGGGCCGGCGGTCACGGCATTGGCAGGGAACGCCGACGTGCAGTTGCACCTGTTGCCCAGTGGCTTGTTCGCTGGTGAAGGCGCGCGCCCCATGGATGCGGAATTTGCTGCCTATGCGTGGAGCAATGACCAGCGGATCGAAGGCCTGACCGGTCAGGTCTTCAGTGAGCGCTATCGCGCCGAGGTGCTGGCCAACCACCAGCAGATGTTCGACAGCGGCCCGGCGACCTTCGCGCTCACCGCTGTGGCGCTGACCGAGTCGTCGCGGGAGGTGGAGGCACTCAAGGCCCTGCAGCAAGCCCGCTACGTGGACGGGATGGACATCTCCGACATCGACAGCCTGCAGGCCATTCTTGGCAGGCTGTGCCTCACGGATGCTGCCGCGCGTCTGGCCCGACCGGATGCAGCCTTGGTAGAGGCCAACAACCGGCGCATCCACCAGGCCCGGCAGTTGATGCAGCAGTTCGGCGCGCGTGGTGTACCCAGCTTTGTTCTGCAACTCGACGGCCAGGCTCGGCTGCTGCCTTCCAGCGCCGCATTTTCCGATCCGCGCGGTTTTCTGGAACAGGTGCTGGCGGCCTGA
- a CDS encoding LysR family transcriptional regulator, translating to MPIANNQDDASGGNFANLKRLAYFAAVVETGSFTAAAERLGITKAVVSQQVARLEAEFRASLLTRTTRKVAPTDAGRAFYQRCALILKEAGEAFDELAEVAKAPSGTLRLTAPLDYGITAIVPVITEFCRRYPQCKVDAALSDQSLDLVSDQVELAIRVGWLTDLHLQARQVGTFRQLLVASPAWGRQLAGITQPQQIAALPFIANTALRDPLQWSFAPGEAGHQHVNVTVQSAISLDATLAVREAVRQGAGLSVLPDYAVEKDLHEGHLVHVLPRWVLPSGGIHAVFPAARFRPIKVRAFVDLLQERLSSHQGSSGGGDGERQVPKGSGLLPPPLSL from the coding sequence ATGCCAATAGCAAACAATCAAGACGATGCTTCGGGCGGCAACTTTGCCAACCTCAAGCGGCTGGCGTATTTCGCAGCCGTCGTGGAAACCGGCAGCTTCACCGCCGCAGCCGAGCGCCTGGGCATCACCAAAGCCGTGGTCAGCCAACAGGTGGCGCGGCTGGAGGCAGAGTTCAGGGCCAGCCTGCTGACCCGTACCACGCGCAAGGTGGCGCCCACCGATGCCGGGCGCGCCTTCTACCAGCGCTGCGCGCTGATTCTCAAGGAAGCGGGCGAAGCCTTTGACGAACTGGCCGAGGTGGCGAAGGCACCATCGGGCACGCTGCGCCTGACGGCTCCCTTGGACTATGGCATCACCGCCATCGTGCCGGTGATCACCGAGTTCTGCCGCCGTTATCCGCAATGCAAGGTGGATGCCGCGCTCAGCGACCAATCCCTGGATCTGGTGAGCGACCAGGTGGAACTGGCGATTCGCGTGGGCTGGCTCACCGATCTGCACCTGCAGGCCAGGCAGGTCGGTACTTTCCGGCAATTGCTGGTGGCGTCGCCGGCGTGGGGCAGGCAGTTGGCAGGCATTACGCAGCCCCAGCAGATCGCCGCCCTGCCCTTTATCGCCAACACCGCATTGCGTGATCCGCTCCAATGGAGCTTTGCCCCAGGCGAAGCCGGGCACCAGCATGTGAACGTGACCGTGCAATCGGCCATATCGCTCGATGCCACGCTGGCCGTACGCGAGGCGGTGCGCCAGGGCGCAGGGCTTTCGGTGCTGCCCGACTATGCGGTGGAGAAGGATCTGCACGAAGGCCACCTGGTACACGTGTTGCCGCGTTGGGTGCTGCCTTCCGGTGGTATCCATGCCGTATTTCCAGCCGCACGCTTTCGCCCGATCAAGGTGCGCGCCTTTGTGGACTTGCTGCAGGAACGGCTGTCTTCGCACCAAGGCAGCAGTGGCGGGGGTGATGGGGAGCGGCAAGTACCAAAAGGGAGCGGGCTTCTGCCGCCTCCTCTGAGTCTCTAG
- a CDS encoding complex I 51 kDa subunit family protein gives MKVLTAKSVQVGSDLAAWFDAGGGQGLEQALANPTGIISCLESAGLRGLGGAGFPTWKKWAAVAAQPSCPDGGGKWLVCNGNEDEPGTFKDRFLLSSTPHQVIEGALIGAVAVKANQIVLYVNAHEAKMLPTLRAAVDSWSGHPILARVTQVVGASVQLQICPSSGLYVGGEETAAVSSIMGKFPFPSLKPPFPAEKGVHGAPTLLNNVETFAHVTHILRHGPSWYQALGVGKAVGTKLYSLSGDVLRPGLHELPMGTTLRELVFDHGGGILAGKQFKAVFTGGPSNTLLTERELDVALDFDSLCARGSRLGTGAMIVVGTGTSILRKTAEYVGFFAANSCGQCPSCKIGTYQVSRILERIEAGTGRKTDLAALDNFVRLLPGSGRCGLVDGAATVLGSSLQTFRSEYERTLRN, from the coding sequence ATGAAGGTGCTTACCGCAAAATCCGTACAAGTCGGGTCCGATCTGGCTGCCTGGTTCGACGCTGGTGGAGGCCAGGGACTGGAACAAGCCCTGGCTAACCCGACAGGCATCATTTCCTGTCTGGAATCTGCCGGCCTGCGCGGGCTTGGAGGGGCCGGCTTTCCAACGTGGAAAAAATGGGCCGCGGTGGCGGCTCAACCATCATGCCCTGATGGTGGTGGCAAATGGCTCGTCTGCAATGGCAATGAAGATGAGCCAGGTACATTCAAGGATCGATTTCTGCTTTCCAGTACACCGCATCAGGTGATCGAGGGCGCTTTGATTGGGGCTGTGGCTGTAAAGGCCAACCAGATCGTGCTGTACGTCAATGCGCATGAGGCGAAGATGCTGCCGACGCTTCGCGCTGCCGTAGATTCGTGGAGTGGGCATCCGATTTTGGCGCGAGTGACCCAGGTGGTAGGCGCGTCGGTGCAGTTGCAGATCTGCCCCAGTTCCGGCCTCTACGTCGGCGGAGAGGAGACGGCAGCGGTCTCAAGCATTATGGGGAAATTTCCCTTTCCTTCTCTCAAGCCGCCATTTCCGGCAGAAAAGGGGGTGCACGGTGCCCCCACCTTGCTGAACAATGTGGAAACTTTCGCGCATGTGACGCATATCCTGCGGCATGGGCCCTCCTGGTACCAGGCGCTTGGCGTCGGCAAGGCTGTGGGAACCAAGCTTTATTCTCTGTCAGGCGATGTTCTGCGCCCGGGTCTGCATGAATTGCCCATGGGAACGACCTTGCGCGAATTGGTTTTTGACCATGGCGGCGGCATATTGGCCGGCAAGCAATTCAAAGCTGTTTTCACCGGTGGCCCGTCCAACACATTGCTTACGGAGCGCGAGCTTGATGTTGCTCTGGACTTTGACAGCCTATGTGCTCGCGGATCGAGGCTGGGCACCGGCGCGATGATCGTGGTTGGTACAGGAACCAGTATTTTGCGCAAGACGGCCGAGTACGTTGGTTTCTTTGCTGCAAACTCCTGCGGACAGTGTCCATCCTGCAAAATCGGCACCTATCAAGTCTCGCGCATCCTCGAACGTATTGAAGCCGGTACAGGGCGAAAAACTGATCTGGCAGCACTCGATAATTTTGTGCGGCTGTTGCCTGGTTCCGGACGATGCGGCCTCGTAGATGGTGCTGCAACGGTTCTTGGAAGCTCACTGCAGACCTTTCGCAGTGAGTACGAAAGGACATTGCGGAACTAG